In Lineus longissimus chromosome 9, tnLinLong1.2, whole genome shotgun sequence, one genomic interval encodes:
- the LOC135493691 gene encoding Bardet-Biedl syndrome 7 protein homolog isoform X1 yields MMELNLSRVDYVQVGITSQKSMRLLPSGGKKDALQKVAVCDQNGVLQCFGMKRSETQHVFKTLPSTNKLTRMELGGPVGQPREKIFVACGSEVRGYTRRGKQFLGFDTNLTENINSMHVEGSDLFTCGSYIFNHYRDCKDVNYFLCGDKINDVICLPTEKVTEVTPVLACQDRVLRVLQNSELLYEVEVPGPPSCLCLYGNHGGDEGNELLYGTADGKIGLVQISRKFDRVSPNHRWVVPNEKRSGGVLSLDNYDITADGVLDLLVGRDDGLVEVYGYDEADEPVKRYSTLCSESVTAVQGGVVASAGYDEVICSTYAGWIYGLTTKPWFHELVLPKNATTISEDTKQNILILRSDLEELQQKVLKEREKYQSTAQSKNAVSAVPKFNINDKYVLDREDASYTLSLEVQMAIDNVLLQSDVPIDLLDVDKNSAVVSYSQCDPEQGNFLLATYRCQANTTRLELKVRSIEGQYGMLQAYVTPRLQPKICQVKQYHIKPLSLHQRMHVFDEEKPHNTLKLTGNFSLAEMHSWVCFCLPELPERTPAGDSCTFQFTSTFLNTQLQCCYRKGDALFRSDNISTISILKDVLTKEATKKKIRLDITYDINEESIPHTLQLIHPKLEYQLLLAKKVQLIDALKELQVHENDTSFMSPEYQQILKDADSLQAEYKRQPCHLERLYGMITDLFIDKFKFKGQNVKTRVPVLLEVLDNYDLNTLIGFFQSQD; encoded by the exons ATGATGGAGCTGAACCTGTCACGGGTTGATTATGTCCAG GTTGGCATAACCTCCCAGAAGTCAATGAGACTACTGCCATCTGGTGGGAAGAAGGACGCACTACAGAAAGTCGCGGTGTGCGACCAAAATGGCGTGCTGCAATGTTTTGGCATGAAGAGAAGCGAAACACAG CATGTTTTCAAGACCTTGCCAAGCACCAATAAACTGACGAGGATGGAACTTGGAGGACCTGTTGGACAACCAAGGGAGAAAATCTTTGTAGCTTGTGGATCCGAGGTCCGAGGTTATACAAGAAGGGGAAAACAGTTTCTGGGGTTTGACACAAATCTCACGGAAAATATCAATTCTAT GCATGTTGAAGGCTCAGATCTGTTCACCTGCGGCAGCTACATCTTCAACCACTACCGTGACTGCAAGGACGTGAATTATTTCCTATGCGGCGATAAGATCAACGATGTGATATGCTTGCCCACTGAGAAGGTGACTGAGGTAACGCCGGTGTTGGCGTGTCAGGATCGTGTCCTCAGGGTACTTCAG AACTCTGAACTGCTTTATGAAGTGGAGGTCCCTGGTCCACCATCCTGTCTCTGTCTCTATGGTAACCATGGAG GTGATGAAGGCAATGAACTCCTCTATGGAACAGCAGACGGCAAGATAGGCTTGGTCCAAATAAGCAG GAAGTTTGACAG GGTTTCTCCTAATCACAGATGGGTGGTACCGAATGAAAAGCGCAGTGGCG GTGTCCTGAGTCTCGACAATTATGACATCACAGCGGATGGCGTCCTAGACCTGTTGGTTGGACGGGACGATGGCCTGGTTGAGGTCTATGGTTATGATGAAGCTGATGAGCCTGTCAAGCGATATAGCACA TTGTGCAGTGAGAGTGTGACTGCTGTCCAAGGTGGCGTTGTGGCATCTGCTGGGTATGATGAGGTCATCTGTTCAACATATGCAG GCTGGATTTATGGGCTAACCACCAAACCGTGGTTTCATGAACTTGTCCTGCCCAAAAATGCAACAACAATTAGTGAAGACACAAAgcaaaacattttaattttaag ATCTGACCTTGAAGAACTGCAACAGAAAGTGTTGAAAGAGCGTGAAAAATATCAAAGCACCGCTCAGAGCAAGAATGCAGTGTCAGCCGTCCCAAAGTTTAACATCAACGATAAATACGTCCTTGATCGTGAAGATGCGAGTTATACTCTGAGTCTTGAGGTTCAGATGGCAATTGATAATGTGCTGTTACAG AGTGATGTACCTATTGACCTGTTGGATGTAGACAAGAACTCAGCAGTGGTCAGTTACAGTCAGTGTGATCCCGAG CAAGGCAATTTCCTACTTGCCACATACAGATGTCAGGCCAACACGACACGATTAGAATTGAAAGTGCGCTCGATCGAGGGGCAGTACGGCATGTTGCAGGCATACGTCACACCGCGTCTGCAGCCGAAGATCTGTCAGGTCAAGCAGTATCATATCAAGCCGTTATCATTACATCAGCGGATGCACGTCTTTGATGAAGAAAA GCCACATAACACCCTGAAGTTGACAGGCAACTTCAGTTTGGCTGAGATGCATTCGTGGGTGTGTTTCTGCCTTCCTGAACTCCCTGAGAGAACCCCAGCTGGTGACTCCTGCACCTTTCAGTTCACCTCAACATTCTTGAATACACAGTTGCAGTGCTGTTACAG GAAAGGCGATGCATTGTTCCGATCTGACAACATTTCCACCATCTCCATCCTGAAGGACGTCTTGACCAAGGAGGCTACAAAAAAGAAAATCAGGCTCGACATAACATATG ACATCAACGAGGAATCCATCCCGCACACGCTGCAGTTGATCCATCCAAAGTTAGAGTACCAACTTCTCCTTGCCAAGAAAGTACAGCTCATCGATGCACTGAAG GAGTTGCAAGTGCATGAAAACGACACATCGTTCATGTCGCCAGAGTACCAACAGATTCTAAAAGATGCCGACTCTTTACAAGCGGAATACAAACGTCAGCCATGCCATTTGGAGAGGCTCTATG GCATGATCACAGATCTCTTCATCgacaaattcaagttcaaaggTCAAAACGTGAAGACCCGCGTCCCAGTGCTGCTGGAAGTTCTTGACAATTATGATCTGAATACGCTGATTGGGTTCTTCCAGTCACAGGACTAA
- the LOC135493691 gene encoding Bardet-Biedl syndrome 7 protein homolog isoform X2 has translation MMELNLSRVDYVQVGITSQKSMRLLPSGGKKDALQKVAVCDQNGVLQCFGMKRSETQHVFKTLPSTNKLTRMELGGPVGQPREKIFVACGSEVRGYTRRGKQFLGFDTNLTENINSMHVEGSDLFTCGSYIFNHYRDCKDVNYFLCGDKINDVICLPTEKVTEVTPVLACQDRVLRVLQNSELLYEVEVPGPPSCLCLYGNHGGDEGNELLYGTADGKIGLVQISRKFDRVSPNHRWVVPNEKRSGGVLSLDNYDITADGVLDLLVGRDDGLVEVYGYDEADEPVKRYSTLCSESVTAVQGGVVASAGYDEVICSTYAGWVLGLTTEPLTKAAGPSEVFIDRDTHNKVVNMKSDLEELQQKVLKEREKYQSTAQSKNAVSAVPKFNINDKYVLDREDASYTLSLEVQMAIDNVLLQSDVPIDLLDVDKNSAVVSYSQCDPEQGNFLLATYRCQANTTRLELKVRSIEGQYGMLQAYVTPRLQPKICQVKQYHIKPLSLHQRMHVFDEEKPHNTLKLTGNFSLAEMHSWVCFCLPELPERTPAGDSCTFQFTSTFLNTQLQCCYRKGDALFRSDNISTISILKDVLTKEATKKKIRLDITYDINEESIPHTLQLIHPKLEYQLLLAKKVQLIDALKELQVHENDTSFMSPEYQQILKDADSLQAEYKRQPCHLERLYGMITDLFIDKFKFKGQNVKTRVPVLLEVLDNYDLNTLIGFFQSQD, from the exons ATGATGGAGCTGAACCTGTCACGGGTTGATTATGTCCAG GTTGGCATAACCTCCCAGAAGTCAATGAGACTACTGCCATCTGGTGGGAAGAAGGACGCACTACAGAAAGTCGCGGTGTGCGACCAAAATGGCGTGCTGCAATGTTTTGGCATGAAGAGAAGCGAAACACAG CATGTTTTCAAGACCTTGCCAAGCACCAATAAACTGACGAGGATGGAACTTGGAGGACCTGTTGGACAACCAAGGGAGAAAATCTTTGTAGCTTGTGGATCCGAGGTCCGAGGTTATACAAGAAGGGGAAAACAGTTTCTGGGGTTTGACACAAATCTCACGGAAAATATCAATTCTAT GCATGTTGAAGGCTCAGATCTGTTCACCTGCGGCAGCTACATCTTCAACCACTACCGTGACTGCAAGGACGTGAATTATTTCCTATGCGGCGATAAGATCAACGATGTGATATGCTTGCCCACTGAGAAGGTGACTGAGGTAACGCCGGTGTTGGCGTGTCAGGATCGTGTCCTCAGGGTACTTCAG AACTCTGAACTGCTTTATGAAGTGGAGGTCCCTGGTCCACCATCCTGTCTCTGTCTCTATGGTAACCATGGAG GTGATGAAGGCAATGAACTCCTCTATGGAACAGCAGACGGCAAGATAGGCTTGGTCCAAATAAGCAG GAAGTTTGACAG GGTTTCTCCTAATCACAGATGGGTGGTACCGAATGAAAAGCGCAGTGGCG GTGTCCTGAGTCTCGACAATTATGACATCACAGCGGATGGCGTCCTAGACCTGTTGGTTGGACGGGACGATGGCCTGGTTGAGGTCTATGGTTATGATGAAGCTGATGAGCCTGTCAAGCGATATAGCACA TTGTGCAGTGAGAGTGTGACTGCTGTCCAAGGTGGCGTTGTGGCATCTGCTGGGTATGATGAGGTCATCTGTTCAACATATGCAG GATGGGTCCTCGGCCTAACCACCGAACCACTCACGAAGGCCGCTGGACCGAGCGAGGTCTTCATTGACAGGGACACACATAATAAAGTGGTGAACATGAA ATCTGACCTTGAAGAACTGCAACAGAAAGTGTTGAAAGAGCGTGAAAAATATCAAAGCACCGCTCAGAGCAAGAATGCAGTGTCAGCCGTCCCAAAGTTTAACATCAACGATAAATACGTCCTTGATCGTGAAGATGCGAGTTATACTCTGAGTCTTGAGGTTCAGATGGCAATTGATAATGTGCTGTTACAG AGTGATGTACCTATTGACCTGTTGGATGTAGACAAGAACTCAGCAGTGGTCAGTTACAGTCAGTGTGATCCCGAG CAAGGCAATTTCCTACTTGCCACATACAGATGTCAGGCCAACACGACACGATTAGAATTGAAAGTGCGCTCGATCGAGGGGCAGTACGGCATGTTGCAGGCATACGTCACACCGCGTCTGCAGCCGAAGATCTGTCAGGTCAAGCAGTATCATATCAAGCCGTTATCATTACATCAGCGGATGCACGTCTTTGATGAAGAAAA GCCACATAACACCCTGAAGTTGACAGGCAACTTCAGTTTGGCTGAGATGCATTCGTGGGTGTGTTTCTGCCTTCCTGAACTCCCTGAGAGAACCCCAGCTGGTGACTCCTGCACCTTTCAGTTCACCTCAACATTCTTGAATACACAGTTGCAGTGCTGTTACAG GAAAGGCGATGCATTGTTCCGATCTGACAACATTTCCACCATCTCCATCCTGAAGGACGTCTTGACCAAGGAGGCTACAAAAAAGAAAATCAGGCTCGACATAACATATG ACATCAACGAGGAATCCATCCCGCACACGCTGCAGTTGATCCATCCAAAGTTAGAGTACCAACTTCTCCTTGCCAAGAAAGTACAGCTCATCGATGCACTGAAG GAGTTGCAAGTGCATGAAAACGACACATCGTTCATGTCGCCAGAGTACCAACAGATTCTAAAAGATGCCGACTCTTTACAAGCGGAATACAAACGTCAGCCATGCCATTTGGAGAGGCTCTATG GCATGATCACAGATCTCTTCATCgacaaattcaagttcaaaggTCAAAACGTGAAGACCCGCGTCCCAGTGCTGCTGGAAGTTCTTGACAATTATGATCTGAATACGCTGATTGGGTTCTTCCAGTCACAGGACTAA
- the LOC135493691 gene encoding Bardet-Biedl syndrome 7 protein homolog isoform X3, translated as MMELNLSRVDYVQVGITSQKSMRLLPSGGKKDALQKVAVCDQNGVLQCFGMKRSETQHVFKTLPSTNKLTRMELGGPVGQPREKIFVACGSEVRGYTRRGKQFLGFDTNLTENINSMHVEGSDLFTCGSYIFNHYRDCKDVNYFLCGDKINDVICLPTEKVTEVTPVLACQDRVLRVLQNSELLYEVEVPGPPSCLCLYGNHGGDEGNELLYGTADGKIGLVQISRVSPNHRWVVPNEKRSGGVLSLDNYDITADGVLDLLVGRDDGLVEVYGYDEADEPVKRYSTLCSESVTAVQGGVVASAGYDEVICSTYAGWIYGLTTKPWFHELVLPKNATTISEDTKQNILILRSDLEELQQKVLKEREKYQSTAQSKNAVSAVPKFNINDKYVLDREDASYTLSLEVQMAIDNVLLQSDVPIDLLDVDKNSAVVSYSQCDPEQGNFLLATYRCQANTTRLELKVRSIEGQYGMLQAYVTPRLQPKICQVKQYHIKPLSLHQRMHVFDEEKPHNTLKLTGNFSLAEMHSWVCFCLPELPERTPAGDSCTFQFTSTFLNTQLQCCYRKGDALFRSDNISTISILKDVLTKEATKKKIRLDITYDINEESIPHTLQLIHPKLEYQLLLAKKVQLIDALKELQVHENDTSFMSPEYQQILKDADSLQAEYKRQPCHLERLYGMITDLFIDKFKFKGQNVKTRVPVLLEVLDNYDLNTLIGFFQSQD; from the exons ATGATGGAGCTGAACCTGTCACGGGTTGATTATGTCCAG GTTGGCATAACCTCCCAGAAGTCAATGAGACTACTGCCATCTGGTGGGAAGAAGGACGCACTACAGAAAGTCGCGGTGTGCGACCAAAATGGCGTGCTGCAATGTTTTGGCATGAAGAGAAGCGAAACACAG CATGTTTTCAAGACCTTGCCAAGCACCAATAAACTGACGAGGATGGAACTTGGAGGACCTGTTGGACAACCAAGGGAGAAAATCTTTGTAGCTTGTGGATCCGAGGTCCGAGGTTATACAAGAAGGGGAAAACAGTTTCTGGGGTTTGACACAAATCTCACGGAAAATATCAATTCTAT GCATGTTGAAGGCTCAGATCTGTTCACCTGCGGCAGCTACATCTTCAACCACTACCGTGACTGCAAGGACGTGAATTATTTCCTATGCGGCGATAAGATCAACGATGTGATATGCTTGCCCACTGAGAAGGTGACTGAGGTAACGCCGGTGTTGGCGTGTCAGGATCGTGTCCTCAGGGTACTTCAG AACTCTGAACTGCTTTATGAAGTGGAGGTCCCTGGTCCACCATCCTGTCTCTGTCTCTATGGTAACCATGGAG GTGATGAAGGCAATGAACTCCTCTATGGAACAGCAGACGGCAAGATAGGCTTGGTCCAAATAAGCAG GGTTTCTCCTAATCACAGATGGGTGGTACCGAATGAAAAGCGCAGTGGCG GTGTCCTGAGTCTCGACAATTATGACATCACAGCGGATGGCGTCCTAGACCTGTTGGTTGGACGGGACGATGGCCTGGTTGAGGTCTATGGTTATGATGAAGCTGATGAGCCTGTCAAGCGATATAGCACA TTGTGCAGTGAGAGTGTGACTGCTGTCCAAGGTGGCGTTGTGGCATCTGCTGGGTATGATGAGGTCATCTGTTCAACATATGCAG GCTGGATTTATGGGCTAACCACCAAACCGTGGTTTCATGAACTTGTCCTGCCCAAAAATGCAACAACAATTAGTGAAGACACAAAgcaaaacattttaattttaag ATCTGACCTTGAAGAACTGCAACAGAAAGTGTTGAAAGAGCGTGAAAAATATCAAAGCACCGCTCAGAGCAAGAATGCAGTGTCAGCCGTCCCAAAGTTTAACATCAACGATAAATACGTCCTTGATCGTGAAGATGCGAGTTATACTCTGAGTCTTGAGGTTCAGATGGCAATTGATAATGTGCTGTTACAG AGTGATGTACCTATTGACCTGTTGGATGTAGACAAGAACTCAGCAGTGGTCAGTTACAGTCAGTGTGATCCCGAG CAAGGCAATTTCCTACTTGCCACATACAGATGTCAGGCCAACACGACACGATTAGAATTGAAAGTGCGCTCGATCGAGGGGCAGTACGGCATGTTGCAGGCATACGTCACACCGCGTCTGCAGCCGAAGATCTGTCAGGTCAAGCAGTATCATATCAAGCCGTTATCATTACATCAGCGGATGCACGTCTTTGATGAAGAAAA GCCACATAACACCCTGAAGTTGACAGGCAACTTCAGTTTGGCTGAGATGCATTCGTGGGTGTGTTTCTGCCTTCCTGAACTCCCTGAGAGAACCCCAGCTGGTGACTCCTGCACCTTTCAGTTCACCTCAACATTCTTGAATACACAGTTGCAGTGCTGTTACAG GAAAGGCGATGCATTGTTCCGATCTGACAACATTTCCACCATCTCCATCCTGAAGGACGTCTTGACCAAGGAGGCTACAAAAAAGAAAATCAGGCTCGACATAACATATG ACATCAACGAGGAATCCATCCCGCACACGCTGCAGTTGATCCATCCAAAGTTAGAGTACCAACTTCTCCTTGCCAAGAAAGTACAGCTCATCGATGCACTGAAG GAGTTGCAAGTGCATGAAAACGACACATCGTTCATGTCGCCAGAGTACCAACAGATTCTAAAAGATGCCGACTCTTTACAAGCGGAATACAAACGTCAGCCATGCCATTTGGAGAGGCTCTATG GCATGATCACAGATCTCTTCATCgacaaattcaagttcaaaggTCAAAACGTGAAGACCCGCGTCCCAGTGCTGCTGGAAGTTCTTGACAATTATGATCTGAATACGCTGATTGGGTTCTTCCAGTCACAGGACTAA
- the LOC135493691 gene encoding Bardet-Biedl syndrome 7 protein homolog isoform X4, giving the protein MMELNLSRVDYVQVGITSQKSMRLLPSGGKKDALQKVAVCDQNGVLQCFGMKRSETQHVFKTLPSTNKLTRMELGGPVGQPREKIFVACGSEVRGYTRRGKQFLGFDTNLTENINSMHVEGSDLFTCGSYIFNHYRDCKDVNYFLCGDKINDVICLPTEKVTEVTPVLACQDRVLRVLQNSELLYEVEVPGPPSCLCLYGNHGGDEGNELLYGTADGKIGLVQISRVSPNHRWVVPNEKRSGGVLSLDNYDITADGVLDLLVGRDDGLVEVYGYDEADEPVKRYSTLCSESVTAVQGGVVASAGYDEVICSTYAGWVLGLTTEPLTKAAGPSEVFIDRDTHNKVVNMKSDLEELQQKVLKEREKYQSTAQSKNAVSAVPKFNINDKYVLDREDASYTLSLEVQMAIDNVLLQSDVPIDLLDVDKNSAVVSYSQCDPEQGNFLLATYRCQANTTRLELKVRSIEGQYGMLQAYVTPRLQPKICQVKQYHIKPLSLHQRMHVFDEEKPHNTLKLTGNFSLAEMHSWVCFCLPELPERTPAGDSCTFQFTSTFLNTQLQCCYRKGDALFRSDNISTISILKDVLTKEATKKKIRLDITYDINEESIPHTLQLIHPKLEYQLLLAKKVQLIDALKELQVHENDTSFMSPEYQQILKDADSLQAEYKRQPCHLERLYGMITDLFIDKFKFKGQNVKTRVPVLLEVLDNYDLNTLIGFFQSQD; this is encoded by the exons ATGATGGAGCTGAACCTGTCACGGGTTGATTATGTCCAG GTTGGCATAACCTCCCAGAAGTCAATGAGACTACTGCCATCTGGTGGGAAGAAGGACGCACTACAGAAAGTCGCGGTGTGCGACCAAAATGGCGTGCTGCAATGTTTTGGCATGAAGAGAAGCGAAACACAG CATGTTTTCAAGACCTTGCCAAGCACCAATAAACTGACGAGGATGGAACTTGGAGGACCTGTTGGACAACCAAGGGAGAAAATCTTTGTAGCTTGTGGATCCGAGGTCCGAGGTTATACAAGAAGGGGAAAACAGTTTCTGGGGTTTGACACAAATCTCACGGAAAATATCAATTCTAT GCATGTTGAAGGCTCAGATCTGTTCACCTGCGGCAGCTACATCTTCAACCACTACCGTGACTGCAAGGACGTGAATTATTTCCTATGCGGCGATAAGATCAACGATGTGATATGCTTGCCCACTGAGAAGGTGACTGAGGTAACGCCGGTGTTGGCGTGTCAGGATCGTGTCCTCAGGGTACTTCAG AACTCTGAACTGCTTTATGAAGTGGAGGTCCCTGGTCCACCATCCTGTCTCTGTCTCTATGGTAACCATGGAG GTGATGAAGGCAATGAACTCCTCTATGGAACAGCAGACGGCAAGATAGGCTTGGTCCAAATAAGCAG GGTTTCTCCTAATCACAGATGGGTGGTACCGAATGAAAAGCGCAGTGGCG GTGTCCTGAGTCTCGACAATTATGACATCACAGCGGATGGCGTCCTAGACCTGTTGGTTGGACGGGACGATGGCCTGGTTGAGGTCTATGGTTATGATGAAGCTGATGAGCCTGTCAAGCGATATAGCACA TTGTGCAGTGAGAGTGTGACTGCTGTCCAAGGTGGCGTTGTGGCATCTGCTGGGTATGATGAGGTCATCTGTTCAACATATGCAG GATGGGTCCTCGGCCTAACCACCGAACCACTCACGAAGGCCGCTGGACCGAGCGAGGTCTTCATTGACAGGGACACACATAATAAAGTGGTGAACATGAA ATCTGACCTTGAAGAACTGCAACAGAAAGTGTTGAAAGAGCGTGAAAAATATCAAAGCACCGCTCAGAGCAAGAATGCAGTGTCAGCCGTCCCAAAGTTTAACATCAACGATAAATACGTCCTTGATCGTGAAGATGCGAGTTATACTCTGAGTCTTGAGGTTCAGATGGCAATTGATAATGTGCTGTTACAG AGTGATGTACCTATTGACCTGTTGGATGTAGACAAGAACTCAGCAGTGGTCAGTTACAGTCAGTGTGATCCCGAG CAAGGCAATTTCCTACTTGCCACATACAGATGTCAGGCCAACACGACACGATTAGAATTGAAAGTGCGCTCGATCGAGGGGCAGTACGGCATGTTGCAGGCATACGTCACACCGCGTCTGCAGCCGAAGATCTGTCAGGTCAAGCAGTATCATATCAAGCCGTTATCATTACATCAGCGGATGCACGTCTTTGATGAAGAAAA GCCACATAACACCCTGAAGTTGACAGGCAACTTCAGTTTGGCTGAGATGCATTCGTGGGTGTGTTTCTGCCTTCCTGAACTCCCTGAGAGAACCCCAGCTGGTGACTCCTGCACCTTTCAGTTCACCTCAACATTCTTGAATACACAGTTGCAGTGCTGTTACAG GAAAGGCGATGCATTGTTCCGATCTGACAACATTTCCACCATCTCCATCCTGAAGGACGTCTTGACCAAGGAGGCTACAAAAAAGAAAATCAGGCTCGACATAACATATG ACATCAACGAGGAATCCATCCCGCACACGCTGCAGTTGATCCATCCAAAGTTAGAGTACCAACTTCTCCTTGCCAAGAAAGTACAGCTCATCGATGCACTGAAG GAGTTGCAAGTGCATGAAAACGACACATCGTTCATGTCGCCAGAGTACCAACAGATTCTAAAAGATGCCGACTCTTTACAAGCGGAATACAAACGTCAGCCATGCCATTTGGAGAGGCTCTATG GCATGATCACAGATCTCTTCATCgacaaattcaagttcaaaggTCAAAACGTGAAGACCCGCGTCCCAGTGCTGCTGGAAGTTCTTGACAATTATGATCTGAATACGCTGATTGGGTTCTTCCAGTCACAGGACTAA
- the LOC135493389 gene encoding microsomal glutathione S-transferase 2-like, whose product MPVLVDIDDFVLVAAVTLGASYQMVMFTRRVGQARSKFRVEPPDTVGPPEFTRTYRAHMNCVEFFPLFLTLMWTSAAYAHQIPAAALGLMYIYGRFDFFNGYVKAPEKRLSGFFRSVKSLKYLTYLSAGGLINAAIRSYIGIDIPRYLLSFIW is encoded by the exons ATGCCTGTTTTGGTGGATATTGATGACTTTGTGCTTGTGGCGGCAGTTACATTAGGAGCAAGTTACCAGATGG TGATGTTCACAAGACGGGTTGGACAAGCGCGTTCTAAATTCAGGGTTGAGCCTCCAGATACTGTTGGACCACCAGAATTCACCAGGACATACAGGGCACA TATGAACTGCGTTGAGTTCTTCCCCTTGTTCCTCACGCTTATGTGGACGTCTGCTGCCTATGCACATCAAA TTCCTGCCGCCGCCCTTGGCCTCATGTACATCTACGGCCGATTTGACTTCTTCAATGGTTATGTGAAAGCTCCAGAAAAAAG attaaGTGGATTTTTCCGATCAGTTAAGTCCCTGAAGTACCTGACATATCTCAGCGCCGGTGGCCTCATCAACGCTGCCATCCGTTCCTACATCGGTATTGACATCCCACGATACCTTCTGAGCTTCATCTGGTAA
- the LOC135493675 gene encoding histone-lysine N-methyltransferase SETD7-like, producing MSDHNGKFENFEKEKGERKYEGSVDENHLPHGRGTLTFPTGERFMGKFQHGVKQGKGTYFFIDGSTLSGRYHNDSLQGPGVYTYEDGSRVEGNYVDGELHGKATEYDEDDNLIFSGSYKHNIRNGVCWIYKPDDGTLLGKVNQSGGMTGDNIGYIYPDEHTALVGHFVEGRMILGRLAQLRSVLEECVVYGKRRDAPGYHYDESTSTHISSDPLLADPYEANLVHVEESKIPCANEGLFASCDIEADTVVSFYNGVRLSRDEVDLRDWSQNSNAISLDDKTVIDVPAQFSSTLVYCASLGHKANHSCSPNAMYDAFDHPRFGFIKCIKTIKSVKQGEEITVSYDFDYKGEKKAPEWYINYELRTKTRAFEADANRESIQKENETLNECKPKRCKYDLNYELEADVDGENMQNRNGTLDGRRLKMFNRCDYNSEDTGWKCKTKSAESESCDLGTNDVRILISNFS from the exons ATGAGTGATCACAATGGCAagtttgaaaattttgagaaagaaaAAGGAGAAAGGAAATATGAAG GGTCTGTTGATGAGAACCATCTCCCTCACGGCAGGGGAACTCTAACCTTTCCAACTGGTGAAAGATTCATGGGAAAGTTTCAACATGGCGTCAAACAGGGTAAAGGAACATATTTCTTCATTGACGGAAG CACGCTCTCTGGAAGGTATCATAACGACAGCCTACAGGGCCCAGGGGTCTACACCTACGAGGATGGAAGTCGGGTTGAGGGCAACTATGTAGATGGAGAACTCCATGGGAAGGCTACAGAATATGACGAAGATGACAACCTGATATTTTCTGGGTCGTACAAACATAACATTCGGAATGGAGTGTGTTGGATTTATAAACCA GATGATGGTACTTTACTTGGAAAGGTTAATCAGTCTGGAGGAATGACGGGAGATAACATTGGCTACATCTACCCCGATGAACACACAGCCCTCGTTGGACATTTTGTGGAAGGGCGTATGATACTGGGAAGACTTGCACAATTGAGATCGGTTTTGGAAGAGTGTGTTGTCTATGGGAAACGAAGAGATG cCCCAGGCTACCATTACGATGAATCTACCTCAACTCATATTTCCTCTGATCCCCTCCTTGCTGATCCTTACGAAGCTAATCTAGTCCACGTCGAGGAGTCGAAGATACCGTGCGCTAACGAGGGATTGTTTGCAAGCTGTGATATAGAGGCCGACACTGTCGTCTCTTTCTACAACGGAGTTCGTCTCTCTCGTGATGAG GTTGATTTGCGCGACTGGTCCCAGAATTCCAACGCAATCTCGCTGGATGATAAAACTGTGATTGACGTTCCGGCTCAATTCAGCTCGACATTGGTTTACTGCGCGTCACTTGGTCACAAGGCAAATCACTCCTGCAGTCCCAATGCCATGTATGATGC ATTTGACCATCCAAGATTCGGCTTCATCAAATGCATTAAGACGATTAAGTCGGTGAAACAAGGCGAGGAAATCACGGTTTCATATGACTTTGACTATAAAGGAGAGAAAAAAGCTCCCGAGTGGTATATAAATTACGAACTCAGGACAAAGACACGGGCTTTCGAGGCAGATGCCAATAGAGAAAGTATACAAAAGGAAAATGAGACTTTGAATGAATGCAAACCAAAAAGATGCAAGTATGATTTGAATTATGAACTGGAAGCAGACGTCGATGGAGAAAATATGCAGAACAGGAATGGGACTCTTGATGGGCGTCGCCTAAAAATGTTTAACCGATGTGATTACAATTCAGAAGATACGGGTTGGAAATGCAAAACAAAAAGTGCTGAAAGTGAATCTTGTGACTTGGGTACAAATGACGTGAGAATTCTCATAAGTAATTTCTCATGA